One Lampris incognitus isolate fLamInc1 chromosome 18, fLamInc1.hap2, whole genome shotgun sequence genomic region harbors:
- the cers2a gene encoding ceramide synthase 2a, with amino-acid sequence MLSQLSDFIWQDWIWFPEGLGWADLKDHDGKVFPKLPDLWATIPITVCFLVIRQIFERTVAIPLASLLGVKDKQRIRATPNPALESYFCNASKHPTQSCMESLSKQTGWSVRQVQRWFRRRRNQDRPSKLKKFREASWRFTFYLLAFFAGLAALVDKPWFYDMKQMWEDFPKMPLLPSQYWYYMIELGFYISLVFSVAFDVKRKDFKEQIVHHIATIFLISFSWLVNYIRAGTLIMLVHDASDYLMESAKMFNYAGWRRTCNFIFTLFAAVFIITRLVILPFWIIHTTWVYPLTLYPPFLGFYFFNGLLFVLQCLHIFWAGLILRMVIKFLPGNDIVEDERSDKEESESEDEDNSCDKRETSKNGHMQNGYTPLNNNHRKKE; translated from the exons ATGTTATCGCAGCTGAGTGACTTCATATGGCAGGACTGGATTTGGTTTCCTGAAGGCCTGGGCTGGGCGGACCTGAAAGACCACGATGGCAAAGTCTTCCCTAAATTACCGGACCTCTGGGCCACCATCCCCATCACTGTCTGCTTCCTGGTCATCAGGCAGATATTCGAAAG gacagtgGCCATTCCTCTGGCCTCTCTACTTGGGGTGAAAGACAAACAGCGCATCAGAGCCACTCCCAATCCCGCACTTGAGTCCTATTTCTGTAATGCATCGAAGCATCCCACGCAG AGCTGCATGGAGAGTTTAAGTAAACAGACAGGCTGGTCAGTGCGACAGGTCCAGAGGTGGTTCCGGAGGCGGCGGAACCAAGACCGGCCCAGCAAGCTCAAGAAGTTTCGTGAGGCCAG TTGGAGATTTACCTTTTACCTTCTTGCTTTCTTTGCTGGCCTGGCAGCCCTCGTTGAT AAACCGTGGTTCTATGATATGAAGCAAATGTGGGAAGACTTCCCAAAAATG CCACTGCTGCCCTCTCAGTACTGGTACTACATGATTGAACTTGGCTTCTATATTTCATTGGTTTTTAGCGTGGCGTTTGATGTCAAACGCAAA GATTTCAAAGAGCAGATTGTGCACCATATAGCCACCATTTTCTTGATAAGTTTCTCCTGGCTGGTCAACTACATCCGGGCAGGGACTTTGATCATGTTGGTGCACGATGCCTCAGACTATCTAATGGAG TCAGCCAAGATGTTCAACTACGCAGGTTGGAGGAGAACCTGCAATTTCATATTCACCTTGTTTGCTGCAGTCTTCATCATCACCCGCCTTGTAATTCTCCCCTTCTG GATCATTCATACGACGTGGGTGTACCCCCTGACCCTTTACCCTCCCTTCCTCGGCTTCTACTTTTTCAATGGACTGCTGTTTGTGCTGCAGTGTTTGCACATCTTCTGGGCTGGTCTGATCTTGCGCATGGTCATCAAGTTCCTACCAGGCAAT GATATTGTCGAGGACGAGAGGAGTGATAAAGAGGAGAGTGAGTCAGAAGATGAAGACAACAGTTGTGACAAGAGGGAAACATCTAAAAATGGCCACATGCAGAATGGCTACACGCCGCTGAACAACAACCACCGTAAGAAGGAGTGA